Proteins from one Niallia circulans genomic window:
- a CDS encoding Loki-CTERM sorting domain-containing protein, with amino-acid sequence MNDFLNGVFSIFYGVFGFPIAIIFIIIVVAAVIQIRKRRRRRREDWHGQSPVEKIEKDDNDRNK; translated from the coding sequence ATGAATGATTTTTTAAATGGAGTATTTAGTATATTTTATGGGGTATTTGGTTTCCCAATAGCAATCATCTTTATTATTATAGTCGTCGCTGCCGTGATACAGATTAGAAAGCGCCGACGCCGTAGAAGGGAAGACTGGCATGGCCAATCTCCTGTTGAAAAGATTGAAAAAGATGATAATGACAGGAATAAGTAA
- a CDS encoding tetratricopeptide repeat protein, giving the protein MTLEKKLINKSYYEGLTMDREEPPIEVLGQLYIAEQRKNVPDLTSIRFAQGELYFLVHDYESAIFKWENIANELEPWAKKNLADAYMELGELSTAESIYKAVLSDSELLNTEISMQLFALYIEKGNHDMAQHTIKSLLATNPDYANMTMLAKAYFEENENWEDAIELAVKEGDRTNSLKWYEALIQYAKIGVIAEHEPGYFMESIRSVSELDQRLFEKLCTAIWANYESSPFYLAWLRDFNQLFHNLHWEEAEEWKELPKVLENAYLHLISSAYPIKEIRGLVPAILSNLLVTATNSRLITAASAVLAWNEMFPGTIEMDIISTSEHLINHADAAVDLKEIMQLLQSITIWAQNNDIIIDKKFSQKVVEQIPSESHQLLIIGSPGSGVNSCINELVGETLLSEDTNSLISIQDQDYLEMAEVTEEGVRPIDTLSDFYEEQLSYARYGEDTRIFHLYAPSAFLHENNWAITTLPFPHQEKYADYALLADSLLFVINERSLFQSSDYERLLDWKEKAPHLTIQFLIYADEAENEKVAAKRLQKATAAIDQYFPNSAVFLYSKENDRSIQLNDISSFYRRHFAERNLAEERTVKSIAIVQDLLTSLFEKRLEMEESLYTTLRMYEEIVSKLSGANNQLSDMEAEKTRTIVNAFEDIKDTTTREIMAEIPKILRDCKDFVKEDSDFGKIHIELNDKMNKEIDQYVHKTLLPKVYDRINDWIRLSQEQLNESQYFLNELCEGFNGLYEEEQLALQCDFSILDDWKRDARRFTNSIRIDKANILLRLKPSQVLLKSAGKLFGSIPQNKKMLHTRYHKYLETEDFTEVAQNIVDAFLLQFDFYENGLAGDIHIFFSNPYDVLQKTVEDKNVEIHEYQELLERLKNNPEMFHDPLRLFELRLLQYDWLTSPGKLSYSKH; this is encoded by the coding sequence ATGACATTAGAAAAGAAATTAATTAATAAATCATATTATGAAGGATTGACGATGGATAGAGAAGAGCCGCCAATTGAGGTGCTCGGTCAATTGTATATTGCTGAGCAACGAAAAAATGTGCCTGACCTTACCTCTATCCGTTTTGCACAGGGTGAATTATATTTTCTAGTTCATGACTATGAATCAGCAATATTCAAGTGGGAGAATATTGCAAACGAGCTTGAGCCTTGGGCGAAGAAAAACTTGGCTGATGCTTATATGGAGCTTGGTGAGTTATCGACAGCGGAAAGCATCTATAAGGCTGTATTGTCTGATTCAGAATTATTAAATACAGAAATATCCATGCAGCTGTTTGCCTTATATATTGAAAAAGGCAATCACGATATGGCACAGCATACAATCAAAAGCTTGCTTGCAACAAATCCTGATTATGCCAATATGACGATGCTTGCAAAGGCTTATTTCGAGGAAAATGAAAACTGGGAAGATGCGATTGAACTGGCTGTTAAGGAAGGCGACAGAACCAATTCCTTAAAATGGTATGAAGCATTAATTCAATATGCGAAAATCGGTGTTATCGCAGAGCATGAGCCCGGTTATTTTATGGAGAGCATCAGAAGTGTTTCAGAGCTAGATCAAAGGCTATTCGAAAAACTGTGTACAGCAATTTGGGCAAACTATGAAAGCAGCCCTTTTTACTTAGCATGGCTGAGAGACTTCAATCAGCTGTTTCACAATCTTCATTGGGAGGAAGCAGAAGAGTGGAAAGAGCTTCCTAAGGTGTTAGAGAACGCCTATTTACATTTAATTAGCTCTGCTTATCCGATAAAGGAAATTAGAGGGCTTGTACCTGCTATTTTAAGCAATTTATTAGTAACAGCAACTAACAGTCGTTTAATCACTGCTGCATCTGCTGTTCTGGCTTGGAATGAAATGTTCCCTGGAACGATTGAAATGGATATCATCAGCACTTCCGAGCATTTAATTAATCATGCAGATGCTGCTGTTGACTTGAAAGAAATTATGCAATTACTGCAATCCATTACAATCTGGGCGCAAAACAATGACATTATTATTGACAAAAAGTTCTCGCAAAAAGTCGTGGAGCAAATTCCTTCTGAAAGCCATCAGCTTCTCATTATCGGCTCACCTGGCAGTGGTGTAAATTCTTGCATCAATGAGCTTGTTGGGGAAACATTGCTGTCTGAGGACACAAACAGTTTGATATCTATCCAAGATCAAGATTATTTAGAAATGGCGGAAGTAACAGAAGAAGGTGTTCGTCCTATTGACACATTGTCTGATTTTTATGAGGAACAGCTTTCGTATGCAAGGTATGGCGAAGATACGAGAATCTTCCATTTATATGCACCGTCAGCTTTTTTACATGAAAATAATTGGGCTATAACAACACTGCCATTCCCGCATCAAGAAAAGTATGCGGACTACGCCTTGTTGGCAGACAGTCTCCTTTTTGTAATAAATGAAAGGTCGCTTTTCCAATCGAGTGATTATGAAAGATTGCTAGATTGGAAGGAAAAGGCTCCACATCTGACCATTCAATTCTTAATTTATGCAGATGAAGCGGAAAATGAAAAAGTAGCAGCCAAAAGACTGCAAAAGGCAACAGCAGCAATTGATCAATATTTTCCAAACAGTGCTGTTTTCCTTTATTCAAAAGAAAATGATCGCAGTATTCAGCTTAATGATATTAGCAGCTTTTACAGAAGGCACTTCGCAGAAAGAAATCTTGCGGAAGAGCGTACAGTCAAAAGCATTGCGATTGTTCAAGATTTGCTGACCAGCCTTTTTGAAAAAAGATTGGAAATGGAGGAAAGTCTTTATACAACATTGCGGATGTATGAAGAGATTGTCAGCAAGCTTTCAGGTGCAAATAACCAGCTGTCAGATATGGAAGCGGAAAAAACACGTACTATCGTAAACGCCTTTGAAGATATTAAAGACACTACAACAAGGGAAATTATGGCGGAAATTCCGAAAATATTAAGAGATTGCAAGGACTTCGTGAAGGAGGACAGCGATTTCGGGAAAATTCATATTGAGCTTAATGATAAAATGAATAAGGAAATCGACCAATATGTCCACAAAACATTGCTGCCAAAGGTTTACGACAGGATAAATGATTGGATTAGGCTGTCCCAAGAGCAGTTGAACGAAAGTCAGTATTTCTTGAATGAACTTTGCGAGGGCTTTAATGGGTTATATGAAGAGGAACAACTGGCACTTCAATGTGACTTTTCTATTTTGGATGATTGGAAAAGAGATGCACGCAGGTTCACAAACAGTATCAGAATCGACAAAGCGAATATTTTACTTCGCTTGAAGCCATCACAAGTATTGCTGAAGAGTGCTGGCAAGCTGTTTGGCAGTATTCCACAAAATAAAAAGATGCTTCATACAAGATATCACAAATATCTGGAGACAGAGGATTTTACAGAGGTTGCTCAAAATATTGTTGATGCTTTTCTATTACAGTTTGACTTCTATGAGAATGGGCTGGCAGGAGATATCCATATCTTCTTTAGCAATCCATATGATGTTCTTCAAAAGACGGTAGAGGATAAGAATGTCGAGATCCACGAATATCAGGAACTACTGGAACGGTTGAAGAATAACCCGGAAATGTTCCATGATCCGCTTAGATTATTTGAGTTGCGTCTGCTTCAATATGACTGGCTTACGAGTCCAGGAAAGCTGTCTTATAGCAAGCATTAA
- a CDS encoding SepM family pheromone-processing serine protease, translating into MKQKGQSTKLKISLFILMGILLVLFFIPTPYYLNQPGSIEPLAEKVTVEDGDKTEAGSLNLTTVYSIKASNPYILLYGLLAPHTEIKKEEEVKGDLSDEEYNSLLLHMMDSSKQNAIISSLAAADEKVEYDYNGIFVAGVLETSKAKSVIHVGDIIHQADGKAFTEATDLIAYLKDKKAGDKVVLEYTHNNKEEKATVEMIVLDKKTGQVGIGINPENNMSIDPSVNVKINSDNIGGPSAGLMFSLEIYNQLVKEDLTKGYKVAGTGTMDAKGNVGQIGGIKHKIVAAHKADVDIFFYPEDITSVDTNEQEIKAQVKKEGYDDIKIVPVSTLQDAIDYLEKLPAK; encoded by the coding sequence ATGAAACAAAAAGGGCAGAGCACAAAATTAAAAATAAGTTTATTTATACTAATGGGGATTTTGCTAGTATTATTCTTCATTCCAACTCCTTATTATTTAAATCAGCCAGGTTCTATTGAACCACTTGCGGAAAAAGTTACTGTAGAGGATGGGGATAAGACAGAAGCAGGCAGTTTAAACTTAACAACGGTTTATTCTATTAAAGCAAGTAATCCTTACATACTGCTTTATGGATTATTGGCTCCTCATACAGAAATCAAAAAAGAAGAAGAAGTAAAGGGCGACCTTTCAGATGAGGAATATAATTCTTTGCTGCTCCATATGATGGACAGTTCAAAACAAAATGCTATTATTTCCAGTCTAGCTGCTGCTGATGAAAAAGTTGAATATGATTATAACGGTATCTTTGTAGCAGGAGTTTTGGAAACATCGAAAGCAAAATCAGTTATTCATGTTGGGGATATCATCCATCAGGCGGATGGGAAGGCATTTACAGAAGCAACGGATTTGATTGCATACTTAAAGGATAAAAAAGCTGGTGACAAGGTAGTATTAGAATATACACATAACAACAAGGAGGAAAAGGCGACGGTAGAAATGATTGTGCTTGATAAGAAGACAGGCCAAGTCGGTATAGGAATAAATCCAGAAAACAATATGTCGATTGATCCTTCTGTTAATGTAAAAATAAACAGTGATAATATTGGCGGTCCGTCAGCAGGGCTCATGTTCTCATTAGAAATATATAATCAATTAGTCAAGGAAGATTTGACGAAAGGCTATAAAGTAGCTGGTACAGGAACAATGGATGCTAAAGGGAATGTTGGCCAAATTGGTGGCATAAAGCATAAAATCGTTGCCGCACATAAAGCTGATGTAGATATATTCTTCTATCCAGAGGACATAACTAGCGTTGATACAAATGAGCAGGAAATTAAAGCACAAGTAAAAAAGGAAGGCTATGATGACATCAAAATCGTGCCTGTCAGTACATTACAAGATGCAATAGACTACTTGGAGAAGCTTCCAGCAAAATAA